One Panicum virgatum strain AP13 chromosome 3N, P.virgatum_v5, whole genome shotgun sequence DNA segment encodes these proteins:
- the LOC120667138 gene encoding uncharacterized protein LOC120667138: protein MQDHVSASAYMHRSGEQQAAPPSCDLAAVDDVPANGHKPGKAVTASVYRAKIAGHSRVVTVSWSRDILSHAFAVAISGADGAAAECRIELRPWQFWRRAGSRRVELGGGASTAPATVRVLWDLRRARFGAGIPEPRGGYYVALEAAGEVVLVQGDMRRDALRRAACAPAEAEAVPVARREHVFGRRRFAAKARFHDQGDVHDVAIECGGGGEGGDADMEMTIAIDGEEAVQVKHLQWKFRGNQSVTFSRAKVEVYWDVHDWLFSAGTRPALFIFRPIVLSSASAPAGMAAGLLDGTVATTGFCLYLYAWKLD from the coding sequence ATGCAGGACCACGTGTCGGCGTCGGCCTACATGCACCGGAGTGGCGAGCAGCaagcggcgccgccgtcctgcgacctcgccgccgtcgacgacgtCCCGGCCAACGGCCACAAGCCCGGCAAGGCCGTCACCGCCTCCGTCTACCGCGCCAAGATCGCCGGCCACTCGCGGGTCGTCACCGTGTCCTGGTCCCGCGACATCCTCTCGCACGCCTTCGCCGTCGCCATATCCGgggccgacggcgccgccgcggagtgCAGGATCGAGCTCCGGCCGTGGCAGTTCTGGCGGCGCGCCGGGTCGCGCCgcgtcgagctcggcggcggcgcgtccacGGCGCCCGCGACGGTGCGCGTGCTCTGGGACCTCCGCCGCGCGCGGTTCGGGGCCGGGATCCCGGAGCCCCGGGGCGGGTACTACGTCGCCCTGGAGGCCGCGGGCGAGGTGGTCCTGGTCCAGGGCGACATGCGCCGGGACGCGCTCcggcgcgcggcgtgcgcgcccgcggAGGCCGAGGCCGTGCCCGTGGCGCGGCGGGAGCACGtgttcggccggcggcggttcgCTGCCAAGGCGCGGTTCCACGACCAGGGCGACGTGCACGACGTCGCCAtcgagtgcggcggcggcggcgagggcggggacGCCGACATGGAGATGACCATCGCCAtcgacggcgaggaggcggtgcaGGTGAAGCACCTGCAGTGGAAGTTCCGGGGCAACCAGTCCGTCACCTTCAGCCGGGCCAAGGTGGAGGTCTACTGGGACGTGCACGACTGGCTCTTCAGCGCCGGCACGCGGCCGGCGCTCTTCATCTTCCGCCCGATCGTGCTGTCCagcgcgtcggcgccggcggggatggCGGCGGGGCTTCTCGACGGGACGGTGGCCACCACCGGCTtctgcttgtacctctacgCGTGGAAGCTCGACTGA
- the LOC120667136 gene encoding protein FAR1-RELATED SEQUENCE 5-like isoform X2 has protein sequence MAYTTPQKSWSAPFCGSSYTPERDDSLKPAVGMTFEDIDSAKEFYKTYAAHVGFPVRVGQHKAKNGLVTNKRFYCSREGFRKAKDETQSEPEFNGKRKCERKITRCGCLAMIALKRTKKSKYIITTFVEEHTHALVSPDKQHLIRSNREVGEKVKITLFNFHRASIGTSDAYRFLRVGLGSFENVGCTLKDLQNYHGKLRCLIKSSDAQMFVDQLSRKTLANPAFYFDYVIDEKGRLVHVFWADATYRKNYAHFGDLVSFDSTYSTNEYNMIFTPFTGIKHHKANVLFGAALLSNEKIDSYTWLFKTFLNAMGGIEL, from the exons ATGGCGTACACAACACCACAAAAATCATGGAGTGCACCTTTCTGT GGATCATCTTACACACCGGAACGTGATGACTCCTTAAAGCCAGCAGTTGGCATGACATTTGAGGACATAGACTCAGCCAAAGAGTTCTATAAAACCTATGCTGCACATGTTGGGTTTCCAGTACGTGTGGGTCAGCACAAGGCAAAGAATGGTTTGGTGACAAATAAGCGTTTCTACTGCTCAAGAGAGGGGTTCCGTAAGGCTAAAGATGAGACACAATCTGAACCTGAATTCAATGGGAAAAGAAAATGTGAAAGGAAAATTACTCGTTGTGGATGTCTAGCAATGATTGCTCTCAAGCGGACAAAGAAAAGTAAATACATCATAACCACTTTTGTGGAAGAGCATACACATGCACTTGTCTCTCCTGATAAGCAGCATCTCATAAGATCAAATAGAGAAGTTGGTGAGAAGGTAAAGATTACATTGTTCAATTTTCATAGGGCTAGTATTGGCACTTCAGATGCATATCGTTTCCTTCGTGTCGGCCTTGGCAGTTTTGAGAATGTTGGGTGCACATTAAAGGACCTACAAAATTATCATGGGAAGTTAAGGTGCTTGATAAAGTCATCGGATGCTCAAATGTTTGTTGACCAACTGAGCAGAAAGACGCTTGCAAATCCagcattttattttgattatgTCATCGACGAGAAGGGAAGGTTAGTCCATGTATTTTGGGCAGATGCCACTTATAggaaaaattatgctcatttcgGGGATCTAGTATCTTTTGACTCTACATACAGTACGAATGAGTATAATATGATATTCACACCCTTCACTGGAATCAAGCATCACAAGGCAAATGTGTTGTTTGGGGCTGCACTGCTATCAAATGAGAAGATAGATTCCTACACATGGTTGTTCAAGACATTCTTGAATGCAATGGGTGGTATCGaactgtaa
- the LOC120667135 gene encoding probable serine/threonine-protein kinase WNK2 isoform X2, with protein sequence MPPTPPEPETEPEFAEVDPTGRYGRYTEVLGKGAFKTVYKAFDQLEGLEVAWNQIKVGDLLRNNDDLERLRSEVRLLKTLKHKNIIKFYNSWLDRKNNNINFITEVFTSGTLRQYRIKHKKVDIRALKKWSRQILSGLVYLHSHDPPVIHRDLKCDNIFVNGNQGEVKIGDLGLATILDNARSAHSIIGTPEFMAPELYDEEYNELVDIYAFGMCLLELVTFEYPYCECSNAAQIYKKVSDGEKPSSLTKIDDPEVKLFIEKCIAKAPERLSAKELLMDPFLLDVSDEKIFYPLHSNNASDTAGSPNPSTSYRYDRVASSVGRHDHTGSISDSHPTDNYAHDTMDPHAAIGRSITVESQRKDLNTIFLKLRIADSTGHAQNIHFPFDIEADTSISVATEMVVQLDLTDQDVTAIAEMIDAEIRAHIPDWAVEESVDNQGDEGAHSETHSSEGDEGTSELHNELDASHNGFVQEQLPSGKKYWSDSPRRDGEISHSMVVEPQIGDNIANGIPKRNDLDDIVSGKGKEDQSFGSSIHPVEGIFERISSSVDLSNSSVVGNISIGASVGSSPRSLDDEREHNCGQHLVGDVTERLINLLAQQEKELSALQRKHKADIDDMLKSLPAKDREEILTRCRLKMDEKIRGDKL encoded by the exons ATGCCGCCCAccccgccggagccggagacGGAGCCGGAGTTCGCCGAGGTCGACCCCACCGGCCGCTACGGGCGG TACACGGAGGTTCTTGGCAAGGGAGCCTTCAAGACGGT ATACAAGGCTTTCGATCAACTTGAAGGGCTAGAAGTTGCTTGGAATCAGATCAAAGTGGGCGATTTACTTAGAAACAATGATGATTTGGAGAGGTTGAGATCAGAAGTGCGGTTGCTGAAGACCCTCAAGCATAAAAACATAATAAAGTTCTACAATTCATGGCTTGATAGAAAAAACAACAATATAAATTTCATCACAGAGGTCTTCACATCAGGGACATTGCGCCA GTACCGCATTAAGCACAAGAAGGTAGATATTAGAGCTTTAAAGAAATGGTCAAGGCAAATATTGAGTGGTCTTGTCTACCTGCACAGCCACGACCCACCAGTAATCCATAGAGACTTAAAATGCGATAATATATTTGTAAACGGAAACCAGGGTGAGGTAAAGATTGGAGACCTTGGTTTAGCAACTATCCTGGATAATGCACGTTCAGCTCATAGTATTATTG GTACACCGGAATTCATGGCACCGGAACTCTATGACGAGGAATATAATGAACTTGTAGATATTTATGCATTTGGGATGTGTTTACTGGAGCTTGTTACATTTGAATACCCATATTGTGAATGTTCTAATGCGGCGCAGATATATAAGAAAGTTTCTGAT GGTGAAAAGCCTAGTTCGTTGACTAAGATTGATGATCCTGAAGTGAAATTATTTATAGAGAAGTGCATTGCCAAAGCCCCTGAAAGACTCTCAGCAAAAGAACTATTAATGGATCCTTTTCTCTTAGATGTTAGTGATGAAAAAATATTCTATCCGCTGCATTCAAATAATGCATCAG ATACTGCTGGCAGTCCAAACCCAAGCACAAGCTACAGATATGACAGAGTAGCATCATCTGTGGGCCGCCATGATCACACAG GTAGTATATCAGATTCACATCCTACCGACAACTATGCACATGACACCATGGATCCACATGCTGCAATTGGTCGAAGTATCACAGTTGAGAGTCAACGGAAGGATTTGAATACAATATTTTTGAAGCTGCGTATTGCTGATTCAACAG GTCATGCCCAAAACATCCACTTCCCTTTTGATATTGAAGCTGACACTTCAATCAGTGTTGCAACCGAGATGGTCGTGCAGCTGGATCTAACAGACCAAGATGTAACAGCAATTGCAGAAATGATAGATGCTGAGATACGTGCGCATATTCCTGATTGGGCAGTAGAGGAGTCAGTTGACAACCAAGGGGATGAAGGTGCTCATTCTGAGACCCATAGTTCAGAAGGTGACGAGGGAACTTCTGAATTGCATAATGAACTTGATGCCTCACACAATGGCTTTGTTCAAGAACAGCTTCCTTCTGGAAAGAAGTACTGGTCAGACTCACCCAGGAGAGATGGGGAAATATCTCACTCGATGGTTGTGGAGCCTCAAATTGGTGATAATATTGCTAATGGAATACCAAAGAGGAATGATTTGGATGACATTGTGAGTGGAAAAGGTAAGGAGGACCAATCCTTTGGCTCTTCCATCCACCCTGTGGAAGGTATCTTTGAGCGAATATCGTCATCTGTGGACTTGTCCAACTCATCTGTGGTCGGCAACATTTCTATAGGAGCTTCTGTCGGTAGCAGCCCTCGCTCTTTAGATGACGAGCGAGAGCACAATTGTGGTCAGCATCTGGTAGGAGATGTCACTGAGAGGTTAATAAACTTATTGGCTCAGCAGGAAAAGGAGCTCAGTGCGCTGCAAAGGAAGCATAAGGCAGATATAGATGACATGTTGAAAAGTTTACCTGCAAAGGATCGTGAAGAAATCTTAACTAGGTGCCGCTTGAAGATGGATGAGAAAATCAGAGGTGACAAACTTTAG
- the LOC120667135 gene encoding probable serine/threonine-protein kinase WNK2 isoform X1 translates to MPPTPPEPETEPEFAEVDPTGRYGRYTEVLGKGAFKTVYKAFDQLEGLEVAWNQIKVGDLLRNNDDLERLRSEVRLLKTLKHKNIIKFYNSWLDRKNNNINFITEVFTSGTLRQYRIKHKKVDIRALKKWSRQILSGLVYLHSHDPPVIHRDLKCDNIFVNGNQGEVKIGDLGLATILDNARSAHSIIGKEFICLKYSKFFIRHLDILMWTLLFVGTPEFMAPELYDEEYNELVDIYAFGMCLLELVTFEYPYCECSNAAQIYKKVSDGEKPSSLTKIDDPEVKLFIEKCIAKAPERLSAKELLMDPFLLDVSDEKIFYPLHSNNASDTAGSPNPSTSYRYDRVASSVGRHDHTGSISDSHPTDNYAHDTMDPHAAIGRSITVESQRKDLNTIFLKLRIADSTGHAQNIHFPFDIEADTSISVATEMVVQLDLTDQDVTAIAEMIDAEIRAHIPDWAVEESVDNQGDEGAHSETHSSEGDEGTSELHNELDASHNGFVQEQLPSGKKYWSDSPRRDGEISHSMVVEPQIGDNIANGIPKRNDLDDIVSGKGKEDQSFGSSIHPVEGIFERISSSVDLSNSSVVGNISIGASVGSSPRSLDDEREHNCGQHLVGDVTERLINLLAQQEKELSALQRKHKADIDDMLKSLPAKDREEILTRCRLKMDEKIRGDKL, encoded by the exons ATGCCGCCCAccccgccggagccggagacGGAGCCGGAGTTCGCCGAGGTCGACCCCACCGGCCGCTACGGGCGG TACACGGAGGTTCTTGGCAAGGGAGCCTTCAAGACGGT ATACAAGGCTTTCGATCAACTTGAAGGGCTAGAAGTTGCTTGGAATCAGATCAAAGTGGGCGATTTACTTAGAAACAATGATGATTTGGAGAGGTTGAGATCAGAAGTGCGGTTGCTGAAGACCCTCAAGCATAAAAACATAATAAAGTTCTACAATTCATGGCTTGATAGAAAAAACAACAATATAAATTTCATCACAGAGGTCTTCACATCAGGGACATTGCGCCA GTACCGCATTAAGCACAAGAAGGTAGATATTAGAGCTTTAAAGAAATGGTCAAGGCAAATATTGAGTGGTCTTGTCTACCTGCACAGCCACGACCCACCAGTAATCCATAGAGACTTAAAATGCGATAATATATTTGTAAACGGAAACCAGGGTGAGGTAAAGATTGGAGACCTTGGTTTAGCAACTATCCTGGATAATGCACGTTCAGCTCATAGTATTATTGGTAAGGAGTTCATTTGTTTAAAATATTCTAAGTTTTTCATCAGGCATTTAGATATTCTCATGTGGACTCTATTATTCGTAGGTACACCGGAATTCATGGCACCGGAACTCTATGACGAGGAATATAATGAACTTGTAGATATTTATGCATTTGGGATGTGTTTACTGGAGCTTGTTACATTTGAATACCCATATTGTGAATGTTCTAATGCGGCGCAGATATATAAGAAAGTTTCTGAT GGTGAAAAGCCTAGTTCGTTGACTAAGATTGATGATCCTGAAGTGAAATTATTTATAGAGAAGTGCATTGCCAAAGCCCCTGAAAGACTCTCAGCAAAAGAACTATTAATGGATCCTTTTCTCTTAGATGTTAGTGATGAAAAAATATTCTATCCGCTGCATTCAAATAATGCATCAG ATACTGCTGGCAGTCCAAACCCAAGCACAAGCTACAGATATGACAGAGTAGCATCATCTGTGGGCCGCCATGATCACACAG GTAGTATATCAGATTCACATCCTACCGACAACTATGCACATGACACCATGGATCCACATGCTGCAATTGGTCGAAGTATCACAGTTGAGAGTCAACGGAAGGATTTGAATACAATATTTTTGAAGCTGCGTATTGCTGATTCAACAG GTCATGCCCAAAACATCCACTTCCCTTTTGATATTGAAGCTGACACTTCAATCAGTGTTGCAACCGAGATGGTCGTGCAGCTGGATCTAACAGACCAAGATGTAACAGCAATTGCAGAAATGATAGATGCTGAGATACGTGCGCATATTCCTGATTGGGCAGTAGAGGAGTCAGTTGACAACCAAGGGGATGAAGGTGCTCATTCTGAGACCCATAGTTCAGAAGGTGACGAGGGAACTTCTGAATTGCATAATGAACTTGATGCCTCACACAATGGCTTTGTTCAAGAACAGCTTCCTTCTGGAAAGAAGTACTGGTCAGACTCACCCAGGAGAGATGGGGAAATATCTCACTCGATGGTTGTGGAGCCTCAAATTGGTGATAATATTGCTAATGGAATACCAAAGAGGAATGATTTGGATGACATTGTGAGTGGAAAAGGTAAGGAGGACCAATCCTTTGGCTCTTCCATCCACCCTGTGGAAGGTATCTTTGAGCGAATATCGTCATCTGTGGACTTGTCCAACTCATCTGTGGTCGGCAACATTTCTATAGGAGCTTCTGTCGGTAGCAGCCCTCGCTCTTTAGATGACGAGCGAGAGCACAATTGTGGTCAGCATCTGGTAGGAGATGTCACTGAGAGGTTAATAAACTTATTGGCTCAGCAGGAAAAGGAGCTCAGTGCGCTGCAAAGGAAGCATAAGGCAGATATAGATGACATGTTGAAAAGTTTACCTGCAAAGGATCGTGAAGAAATCTTAACTAGGTGCCGCTTGAAGATGGATGAGAAAATCAGAGGTGACAAACTTTAG
- the LOC120667136 gene encoding protein FAR1-RELATED SEQUENCE 5-like isoform X1, whose amino-acid sequence MECNLKTRNATSLDLHGAMSDTESILQMEATLGVVSTTPQKSQSVPFNDSSFTLESENITLGMAYTTPQKSWSAPFCGSSYTPERDDSLKPAVGMTFEDIDSAKEFYKTYAAHVGFPVRVGQHKAKNGLVTNKRFYCSREGFRKAKDETQSEPEFNGKRKCERKITRCGCLAMIALKRTKKSKYIITTFVEEHTHALVSPDKQHLIRSNREVGEKVKITLFNFHRASIGTSDAYRFLRVGLGSFENVGCTLKDLQNYHGKLRCLIKSSDAQMFVDQLSRKTLANPAFYFDYVIDEKGRLVHVFWADATYRKNYAHFGDLVSFDSTYSTNEYNMIFTPFTGIKHHKANVLFGAALLSNEKIDSYTWLFKTFLNAMGGIEL is encoded by the exons ATGGAATGCAATCTTAAAACGAGAAATGCTACTTCACTTGATTTGCATGGTGCGATGTCTGATACAGAATCAATATTGCAAATGGAAGCCACTTTGGGTGTTGTATCTACAACACCACAAAAATCACAGAGTGTACCGTTCAAT GATTCGTCCTTCACATTGGAAAGTGAGAATATCACTTTGGGTATGGCGTACACAACACCACAAAAATCATGGAGTGCACCTTTCTGT GGATCATCTTACACACCGGAACGTGATGACTCCTTAAAGCCAGCAGTTGGCATGACATTTGAGGACATAGACTCAGCCAAAGAGTTCTATAAAACCTATGCTGCACATGTTGGGTTTCCAGTACGTGTGGGTCAGCACAAGGCAAAGAATGGTTTGGTGACAAATAAGCGTTTCTACTGCTCAAGAGAGGGGTTCCGTAAGGCTAAAGATGAGACACAATCTGAACCTGAATTCAATGGGAAAAGAAAATGTGAAAGGAAAATTACTCGTTGTGGATGTCTAGCAATGATTGCTCTCAAGCGGACAAAGAAAAGTAAATACATCATAACCACTTTTGTGGAAGAGCATACACATGCACTTGTCTCTCCTGATAAGCAGCATCTCATAAGATCAAATAGAGAAGTTGGTGAGAAGGTAAAGATTACATTGTTCAATTTTCATAGGGCTAGTATTGGCACTTCAGATGCATATCGTTTCCTTCGTGTCGGCCTTGGCAGTTTTGAGAATGTTGGGTGCACATTAAAGGACCTACAAAATTATCATGGGAAGTTAAGGTGCTTGATAAAGTCATCGGATGCTCAAATGTTTGTTGACCAACTGAGCAGAAAGACGCTTGCAAATCCagcattttattttgattatgTCATCGACGAGAAGGGAAGGTTAGTCCATGTATTTTGGGCAGATGCCACTTATAggaaaaattatgctcatttcgGGGATCTAGTATCTTTTGACTCTACATACAGTACGAATGAGTATAATATGATATTCACACCCTTCACTGGAATCAAGCATCACAAGGCAAATGTGTTGTTTGGGGCTGCACTGCTATCAAATGAGAAGATAGATTCCTACACATGGTTGTTCAAGACATTCTTGAATGCAATGGGTGGTATCGaactgtaa
- the LOC120667140 gene encoding general transcription and DNA repair factor IIH subunit TFB5-like yields the protein MVNAIKGLFISCDIPMAQFIVNLNASMPASERFIVHMLDPTHMFVQPHVVEMIRSKIGEFRDQNSYEKPQ from the exons ATGGTTAATGCGATCAAGGGGTTGTTCATCTCCTG TGATATACCTATGGCACAGTTTATTGTTAATCTGAATGCTTCAATGCCGGCATCAGAGAGGTTCATCGTGCACATGCTCGATCCTACACACATGTTTGTTCAGCCCCATGTGGTAGAAATGATCAGAAGCAAGATAGGGGAGTTCAGGGACCAGAATAGCTACGAGAAGCCGCAGTGA